A stretch of Phaeodactylum tricornutum CCAP 1055/1 chromosome 26, whole genome shotgun sequence DNA encodes these proteins:
- a CDS encoding predicted protein has product MGLVRHITRSRLVIAIFLSTGVYTSCALSTRSLSVSSSSLRSASTLQPSSLPVYPACSVAPLYASVASSGKDVPREKADALTTNVASVGTGTASSTQLIFTLVKAIVGAGVLTLPAGIASFGNAPSAAIPALGLITVIGILSGYGFALIGRVCHLTGTSSYREAWKASVGEPSSWIPAWSVTLKTIFAVLAYSMILGETFQSLFLTAGLAWSKTAVLTTITSVVLLPLCLLKNLSSLAPFSLLGSLGMLYTAVAMGIRYFGKAYVGSGKFAQDLPFNLQPAFGTIGASGVFNTQTSILVGMLSTAYMAHFNAPRIYAELENNTVPRYLKVVASSFAISIGLFATMASLGFLTFGAHSSGLILNNYSVRDTLMGISRLAVALSIVFSYPLAFVGARDGVLDLLQVQNRTPTVLNGLTVGLLAAVTAAALSIPDVSFVLAFAGSTLGNALIYIFPALMWRGAVRKQPNSTTGQRREVKLAMMSAFAGLGMGIMGATKAVQSIL; this is encoded by the coding sequence ATGGGTCTCGTTCGCCATATAACGCGGTCTCGGCTCGTCATAGCGATATTTCTATCGACTGGGGTTTACACAAGTTGTGCGTTGTCGACTCGTTCCTTGTCGGtatcttcgtcttcgcttCGATCGGCATCCACTCTTCAGCCTTCCTCACTACCAGTATACCCTGCCTGTAGCGTTGCTCCTCTCTACGCCAGCGTTGCATCTTCCGGAAAGGATGTTCCGCGCGAAAAAGCCGACGCCCTCACCACAAACGTCGCTTCCGTTGGCACCGGCACGGCGTCTTCGACGCAGCTCATTTTTACTCTCGTCAAGGCTATTGTAGGAGCAGGTGTGTTGACCCTACCCGCCGGTATCGCTTCATTTGGCAACGCCCCGTCGGCGGCCATTCCCGCACTGGGTCTGATCACTGTCATCGGCATTCTCAGTGGCTACGGCTTTGCCCTCATTGGACGAGTCTGCCACTTGACGGGGACGAGCTCGTATCGCGAGGCCTGGAAGGCCAGCGTCGGAGAACCTTCATCTTGGATCCCGGCTTGGTCCGTCACGCTCAAAACAATCTTTGCCGTTCTGGCCTACAGTATGATACTGGGAGAAACCTTTCAGAGCTTGTTCCTCACGGCAGGGTTGGCCTGGAGCAAGACGGCCGTTCTCACCACTATTACCAGCGTCGTCCTGCTACCACTGTGTTTGCTCAAAAACTTGTCCAGTCTCGCGCCATTTTCTCTACTGGGTAGTTTGGGAATGTTATACACGGCAGTTGCCATGGGGATTCGGTATTTTGGTAAAGCATACGTCGGGTCCGGAAAGTTCGCGCAGGACTTGCCCTTCAACTTACAACCGGCCTTTGGAACGATTGGTGCGTCCGGTGTCTTTAATACGCAAACCAGTATTCTCGTCGGCATGCTAAGTACTGCCTACATGGCGCATTTCAATGCACCCCGAATATATGCCGAACTCGAAAACAACACGGTTCCCCGGTATCTCAAAGTCGTCGCCAGCTCGTTCGCCATTTCCATTGGTCTTTTTGCCACGATGGCGAGCTTGGGATTCCTGACCTTTGGGGCGCACTCCTCGGGCTTAATTTTGAACAACTACAGTGTCCGCGATACACTCATGGGCATCAGTCGCTTGGCCGTGGCCTTGAGCATTGTTTTTTCGTACCCTCTCGCGTTTGTCGGTGCTCGAGACGGCGTGCTTGACTTACTGCAGGTTCAAAATCGCACCCCAACCGTATTGAATGGTTTGACTGTGGGACTCTTAGCTGCCGTGACAGCGGCAGCCTTGTCAATTCCCGACGTTTCCTTCGTTCTAGCCTTTGCCGGCAGTACATTGGGGAACGCTTTAATTTATATTTTCCCCGCACTCATGTGGCGGGGAGCTGTTCGGAAGCAGCCCAATTCTACCACGGGGCAACGACGAGAAGTTAAGCTTGCCATGATGTCGGCCTTTGCGGGATTGGGTATGGGCATTATGGGAGCTACCAAGGCCGTGCAGTCCATCTTGTAA